In Hevea brasiliensis isolate MT/VB/25A 57/8 chromosome 13, ASM3005281v1, whole genome shotgun sequence, a single genomic region encodes these proteins:
- the LOC110652785 gene encoding tetraketide alpha-pyrone reductase 2 — MPEYCVTGGTGFIAAYLVKSLLEKGHTVRTTVRDPGDSAKVGFLRELNGAKERLRIVKADLLVEGSFDESIQGVDGVFHTASPVLVPYDDNIQATLIDPCIKGTMNVLTSCAKASSVKRVVLTSSCSSIRYRYDVQQVCPLNESHWSDPEYCKCYNLWYAYAKTIGEKEAWRIAKERGIDLVVVNPSFVVGPLLAPQPTSTLLLILSIVKGLRGEYPNTTVGFVHINDVIVAHILAMEDSRASGRLVCSSSVAHWSEIIEMLRAKYPSYPYENKCSSQEGDNNPHSMDTTKIAQLGFPPFKTLQQMFDECIKSFQDKGFL, encoded by the exons atgcCAGAATATTGTGTAACAGGTGGGACAGGGTTCATAGCAGCTTACTTGGTGAAGTCCCTGCTAGAAAAGGGCCACACTGTAAGGACAACCGTGCGGGATCCAG GGGATTCTGCAAAAGTTGGCTTTCTTAGAGAGTTAAACGGAGCCAAGGAGAGATTAAGGATAGTGAAAGCCGATTTGTTGGTGGAAGGAAGTTTCGATGAGTCAATCCAAGGCGTTGATGGCGTCTTCCACACTGCATCACCAGTTCTCGTTCCTTATGATGATAACATTCAG GCAACTTTGATCGATCCATGTATTAAGGGAACCATGAATGTGCTGACCTCCTGCGCCAAAGCTAGTAGCGTGAAACGAGTTGTGCTGACCTCTTCCTGCTCTTCAATAAGATATCGATATGATGTCCAACAAGTTTGCCCCCTCAACGAGTCGCACTGGAGCGATCCTGAGTACTGCAAATGCTACAAC CTCTGGTACGCTTACGCAAAGACTATAGGGGAGAAAGAGGCATGGAGAATAGCTAAGGAAAGAGGGATTGATCTAGTGGTGGTGAACCCCTCTTTTGTTGTTGGTCCATTGCTTGCCCCACAACCCACAAGTACCCTGCTTCTTATACTTTCCATTGTTAAAG GTTTGCGAGGCGAATATCCAAACACAACTGTGGGTTTTGTGCACATAAATGATGTGATTGTTGCTCATATTTTAGCAATGGAGGATAGCAGAGCATCAGGCAGGCTAGTTTGTTCAAGCTCAGTAGCTCACTGGTCAGAGATAATTGAGATGCTGAGGGCCAAATATCCCTCTTATCCATACGAGAACAA GTGTAGCAGCCAGGAGGGAGACAACAACCCACATAGCATGGATACCACCAAGATTGCTCAATTGGGATTTCCTCCTTTCAAAACATTACAACAGATGTTTGATGAATGCATCAAGAGTTTCCAAGACAAGGGGTTTCTTTAA